A region of Thermococcus piezophilus DNA encodes the following proteins:
- the trmBL1 gene encoding HTH-type sugar sensing transcriptional regulator TrmBL1, with protein sequence MKEEKIVEKLQKLGLTKYESLAYITLLKLGPSKATDITKESGIPHTRVYDVLSSLHRKGFVDVMHGAPRLYKPVNPEVILEKIKEEFIEDIENLKAAFLELYRQVHGEELPEIWTIQGFENTVERAEYIIRTAKHEVLINTPFEFLRLLGDEIKRRKDIIFVIISNFEEIPEWLNADNIILAKTGGAPWLMASWIIGDIDYALFFGALPMDKRREKFYSFWAKSPKIIQNYMHWFYTIYLDNSEIIKPLNYNKLPKPLSFVNIRTLITVLKFTELPRRAEVIGRLVETKKPITLDGEIVGYEYTPLMANVTVKANGKEWKIGGIGSYFEEVEGEKFILLE encoded by the coding sequence ATGAAGGAAGAGAAAATCGTCGAAAAGCTTCAGAAACTTGGCTTGACTAAGTACGAGAGCTTAGCCTACATAACCCTCCTTAAGCTTGGTCCCAGCAAGGCCACGGACATAACGAAGGAGAGCGGAATCCCCCACACGAGGGTCTATGACGTTCTGAGCTCCCTTCACAGAAAGGGGTTCGTTGACGTGATGCACGGTGCCCCAAGGCTCTACAAGCCCGTCAATCCAGAGGTCATCCTCGAGAAGATAAAGGAGGAGTTCATCGAGGACATAGAGAACTTGAAGGCAGCCTTTCTCGAGCTCTACCGCCAAGTGCACGGGGAGGAACTGCCAGAGATATGGACGATTCAGGGCTTTGAGAACACCGTCGAGAGGGCAGAGTACATCATCAGGACGGCCAAACACGAAGTTTTAATAAACACCCCATTCGAGTTCCTTCGCCTTTTGGGGGACGAGATAAAGCGCCGGAAGGATATAATCTTCGTTATAATCAGCAACTTCGAGGAGATTCCGGAGTGGCTCAACGCCGACAACATCATCCTGGCGAAAACCGGCGGCGCCCCCTGGCTCATGGCGAGCTGGATAATCGGCGACATTGACTATGCACTCTTCTTCGGTGCTCTGCCGATGGACAAGAGGCGCGAGAAGTTCTACTCCTTCTGGGCTAAGAGTCCAAAGATCATCCAGAACTACATGCACTGGTTCTACACCATATACCTCGACAACAGTGAGATCATCAAGCCCCTCAACTACAATAAGCTTCCCAAGCCACTATCGTTTGTGAACATCAGAACTCTCATAACTGTCCTGAAGTTTACAGAACTTCCCAGGAGGGCTGAAGTCATCGGCAGGCTCGTTGAGACGAAGAAACCAATAACCCTCGATGGGGAGATAGTTGGGTACGAGTACACGCCTCTTATGGCCAACGTTACGGTTAAGGCCAACGGTAAGGAATGGAAGATCGGCGGAATAGGGAGTTACTTCGAAGAGGTTGAGGGTGAGAAGTTCATACTTTTGGAGTGA
- a CDS encoding alpha amylase N-terminal ig-like domain-containing protein: MYKIFGFESNEYFGRVAKVESSVPSRGRYAYLVGSSNAFNKGSFRMRREAGRWRIRVELPEGVWYYGFSIDGKYAPDSENPEKTTYRRLSYKFKRETSVAKISAGDDVYHEPALAYLYSFADRTHVLPRTVKGKAISTYLITDERIEMRKKASDELFDYFEAALPRTEELSYGFEIETGEGTIEYGNFTAEPRELQVPR, from the coding sequence GTGTATAAAATTTTTGGATTTGAGTCAAACGAGTACTTTGGTCGGGTCGCAAAGGTTGAATCTTCAGTCCCGTCCAGAGGAAGGTACGCCTACCTCGTCGGGAGCTCCAACGCCTTCAATAAAGGCAGCTTTCGGATGAGAAGAGAGGCAGGAAGGTGGAGGATAAGGGTCGAGCTGCCGGAGGGGGTCTGGTACTACGGCTTCTCAATTGACGGAAAATACGCTCCAGACTCAGAGAATCCAGAGAAGACAACATACAGACGGCTGTCATACAAATTCAAGAGGGAAACCAGCGTTGCCAAAATATCCGCCGGAGACGACGTCTATCACGAACCCGCGCTCGCTTACTTGTACTCCTTTGCCGATAGAACCCATGTCCTGCCGAGGACTGTGAAGGGAAAAGCAATCTCCACTTACCTCATCACCGATGAGCGTATAGAGATGAGAAAGAAGGCAAGCGACGAGCTCTTCGACTACTTCGAGGCCGCTCTTCCAAGAACCGAGGAGCTGAGCTACGGCTTCGAGATAGAGACCGGAGAAGGAACAATCGAATACGGTAACTTCACCGCCGAACCGAGAGAGCTCCAAGTCCCAAGATGA
- a CDS encoding alpha-amylase family glycosyl hydrolase, protein MYNFLDNHDVERFLDLVGDERRYLCALAFLMTYKGIPALFYGDEIGLREIGASGMESSRTPMKWEKEMWNTKILRVPRSRE, encoded by the coding sequence ATGTACAACTTCCTTGACAACCACGACGTTGAGCGCTTCCTCGACCTCGTCGGTGACGAGCGGAGATACCTCTGCGCTCTCGCTTTCCTAATGACATATAAGGGGATTCCAGCGCTTTTCTACGGTGACGAAATAGGACTGAGGGAAATAGGTGCTTCTGGGATGGAAAGCTCAAGGACTCCAATGAAATGGGAGAAAGAGATGTGGAACACCAAGATACTCAGAGTGCCAAGGTCAAGAGAGTAA
- a CDS encoding UPF0146 family protein, with product MPIEDFAEFLAEKVPKGKIVELGIGFQFKVALRLRERGYDVLAVDWNPASVERARELGINAVRDDIFNPRLKLYKDAKAMYSVRPTPEIVQQILELGKRLGLPVYILPLSGDTMPSNLKLINHRRLAIYMAKTI from the coding sequence ATGCCAATTGAAGACTTCGCGGAGTTCTTGGCGGAAAAGGTTCCGAAAGGGAAAATAGTCGAACTCGGTATAGGTTTTCAGTTCAAGGTGGCCCTAAGGCTGAGGGAAAGGGGCTACGATGTTCTCGCAGTTGATTGGAACCCAGCCTCCGTTGAGAGGGCAAGGGAGCTTGGGATAAACGCCGTCCGAGACGACATCTTCAATCCGAGGCTAAAGCTATACAAGGACGCCAAAGCCATGTACTCCGTAAGACCAACGCCCGAAATAGTCCAGCAGATTCTCGAGCTCGGGAAAAGGCTTGGCCTCCCTGTTTACATTCTCCCTCTCAGCGGCGACACAATGCCGAGTAACCTGAAGCTTATCAACCACAGGAGGTTGGCCATATACATGGCTAAAACTATTTAA
- the glmM gene encoding phosphoglucosamine mutase → MKLFGTAGIRGTLWEKVTPDLALKVGKALGTYVREGKVTIARDGRTSSIMLENALISGLLSLGMEVIKFGLIPTPALAWGTRRYGDTGVMITASHNPPTDNGIKVFNGDGTEFYLEQEEELERIIFSENYKKAGWDEIRKVHEKDIVDEYIGEVLDFVNHETNLKVLYDGTNGAGSVVAPYLLREMGAKIISVNAHIDGHFPGRKPEPKYDNIAYLGPLVRELGVDLAIAQDGDADRIAVFDEKGNYVDEDTLIALFAKLYVEEHGGGVVVTSINTGSRIDEVVEKAGGRVYRVPLGQPHDGIKKYNAIFAAEPWKFIHPKFGLWIDSFVTMGLLIKLIDEQGKPLSEIIHKEIPTYYLTKKNVKCPDQYKKTVLEVARHVLEEKLRNEIKEILTISGFRFNLKDGSWVLVRPSGTEPKIRLVVEGPTEKRRDELFELTYGTVRRAVEEAMKKKK, encoded by the coding sequence ATGAAGCTCTTCGGAACAGCGGGGATTAGAGGCACTCTTTGGGAGAAGGTCACGCCAGATTTGGCGCTGAAGGTCGGAAAAGCGCTAGGAACGTATGTCAGAGAAGGAAAAGTCACGATAGCCCGGGACGGCAGAACGTCCAGCATAATGCTTGAAAATGCACTCATTTCTGGTCTTCTGAGCTTGGGCATGGAGGTCATCAAGTTTGGGCTTATACCCACGCCTGCCCTCGCGTGGGGAACCAGACGCTACGGCGACACTGGGGTTATGATTACGGCGAGCCATAACCCGCCGACCGACAACGGAATAAAGGTATTCAACGGAGACGGAACGGAGTTCTACCTCGAGCAGGAGGAGGAACTGGAGAGAATAATCTTCTCGGAAAATTACAAGAAAGCAGGGTGGGATGAGATAAGGAAAGTCCATGAGAAGGACATCGTGGACGAGTACATAGGCGAGGTTCTTGATTTCGTCAATCACGAGACGAACCTGAAAGTCCTCTACGACGGTACCAACGGTGCCGGAAGCGTTGTTGCCCCATACCTCCTCCGCGAGATGGGGGCGAAAATTATAAGCGTCAACGCCCACATCGACGGCCACTTCCCGGGAAGAAAGCCCGAGCCAAAGTATGATAACATAGCATATCTCGGCCCGCTCGTGAGGGAGCTCGGCGTTGACCTGGCTATAGCCCAGGACGGCGATGCTGACAGAATAGCGGTCTTCGATGAGAAAGGCAACTACGTAGATGAGGACACTCTCATAGCGCTCTTCGCTAAGCTCTATGTCGAGGAGCATGGAGGAGGAGTAGTCGTCACCTCGATAAACACGGGCTCGCGCATAGATGAAGTCGTCGAGAAAGCCGGAGGAAGGGTCTACCGCGTCCCACTCGGCCAGCCCCACGACGGCATAAAGAAGTACAACGCGATTTTTGCCGCCGAGCCATGGAAATTCATCCATCCCAAGTTCGGTCTCTGGATAGACAGCTTCGTCACGATGGGTCTGCTTATTAAACTGATAGACGAACAGGGCAAGCCGCTGTCGGAAATAATCCACAAGGAGATTCCGACCTACTACCTCACCAAGAAGAACGTGAAGTGCCCCGACCAGTACAAGAAAACCGTGCTTGAGGTGGCCAGACACGTCCTTGAAGAGAAGCTCAGGAACGAGATAAAGGAAATACTAACCATCTCCGGCTTCCGCTTCAACCTCAAGGACGGTTCGTGGGTCCTTGTAAGGCCGAGCGGAACGGAGCCGAAGATAAGGTTAGTCGTGGAAGGCCCGACGGAGAAGAGGCGCGACGAGCTCTTCGAGCTGACCTACGGCACCGTCAGAAGGGCTGTGGAAGAGGCAATGAAAAAGAAGAAGTAA
- a CDS encoding MBL fold metallo-hydrolase, giving the protein MIEITFLGSGGGRFITITQFRSTGGFHIRASRNVYVDPGPGALVRSWRYKLDPRKLDAIFVSHRHVDHCNDTEVMIEAMTGGALKKRGMLIASKSVVYGDETHTPAVSKYHMNVLESIHTPEPGNKIPIGEEEFIITPTKHSDPTTIGFRMKTRYGDIAYIPDTEYFDELIEWHNGSRLIIAAVTRPRDMGIPYHLSTDDVVMMLKRMERKPEVLVMSHIGMKMHFANPYKEAKYIETVTGVKTYVAKEGFKVMVDKNEIAVRTLRPARFV; this is encoded by the coding sequence TTGATAGAGATTACCTTCCTCGGCAGCGGCGGCGGCAGGTTCATCACCATAACCCAGTTCCGCTCCACGGGAGGATTCCATATAAGGGCGAGCAGGAACGTCTACGTTGATCCCGGGCCGGGGGCACTCGTTCGCTCGTGGAGGTACAAACTCGACCCCAGGAAGCTCGATGCAATATTCGTCTCCCACAGGCACGTTGATCACTGCAACGACACCGAAGTCATGATTGAAGCCATGACTGGAGGTGCACTCAAGAAGAGAGGCATGTTGATAGCATCGAAGAGCGTTGTATACGGGGACGAGACGCACACCCCTGCGGTCTCTAAGTACCACATGAACGTCCTCGAGTCGATCCACACACCCGAACCCGGAAATAAAATACCCATTGGGGAGGAGGAGTTCATAATAACTCCCACGAAACACTCGGATCCGACGACGATAGGCTTCCGAATGAAGACCCGTTACGGAGATATCGCATATATCCCCGACACCGAGTACTTCGACGAGCTCATCGAATGGCACAACGGCTCGAGACTCATCATAGCGGCTGTGACAAGGCCGAGGGACATGGGGATTCCCTACCACCTCAGCACTGATGACGTTGTCATGATGCTCAAGAGGATGGAGCGAAAGCCCGAAGTCCTCGTCATGAGCCACATAGGCATGAAAATGCACTTTGCGAACCCGTACAAAGAAGCAAAATACATAGAGACCGTAACAGGCGTGAAGACCTACGTCGCCAAGGAGGGCTTTAAAGTAATGGTGGATAAAAACGAAATAGCGGTGCGGACGCTGAGGCCCGCGCGGTTCGTTTAG
- a CDS encoding OPT family oligopeptide transporter — translation MELKPYIPPEKSLPEYTLKAFVLGVVLAIIMGAANAYLGMYAGMTVSASIPAAVISMAILFAFKDRNILENNMVQTAASAGESLAAGIIFTLPALVVLGYYTEFPYYLVTLIAALGGSLGALFTVVLRRAFIVEEKLPYPEGTACAEVLIAGDRGGSHAKPIFYGGIFGGLYKLFGSAGLWSGTVETAKIVGSRVLYIGSDLSAALISVGYIVGLNIAFLVFLGGAIAWFIAIPIYASHMGNPDNLSALDLAWTIWSTKIRYMGVGAMVVGGLWSLIKLRRPIIRGVKTGLEVARRKQSGESILRTDEDLPLNQVIMLIAAFVIPLFLLYYHIINSIGIAAVMAVILLIVGFLGSSIAGYLAGVVGSSNNPVSGITIMSLLFTAFVLKALGLSGMEGMAATILVAAVICTAAAIAGDTMQDLATGYIVGATPKRQQVFEIIGTFFAALVMAPVLNLLIQAYGIAGTPTAKENALPAPQAFLMAKVTEGVFTGTLEWTMVYIGAGIAIVLIILDEMLAKRGSKFRTPVMPVAVGIYLPLSLGVPIFIGGITRHLVSKARGGGEESPTDPGVLGAAGLIAGEAIMGIIFAALIVADVAPSIGFSSNLLGILFLLGILAWLYMTGKKRD, via the coding sequence ATGGAACTAAAACCATACATCCCGCCCGAAAAATCACTGCCAGAATACACCCTCAAGGCTTTTGTTTTGGGTGTTGTTCTGGCAATTATAATGGGTGCAGCAAACGCCTACCTTGGTATGTATGCAGGAATGACCGTTAGCGCCAGCATTCCCGCAGCTGTTATATCGATGGCAATTCTCTTCGCGTTTAAGGACAGGAACATCCTGGAGAACAACATGGTTCAGACTGCAGCGTCGGCTGGAGAGTCTCTGGCGGCGGGCATAATATTCACCCTGCCTGCCCTGGTGGTTCTCGGTTATTATACCGAGTTCCCATACTACCTCGTGACACTGATAGCAGCCCTCGGTGGTTCCCTCGGTGCCCTCTTCACAGTGGTTCTGAGGAGGGCTTTTATAGTCGAAGAAAAGCTCCCGTATCCAGAGGGTACCGCCTGTGCTGAGGTCCTCATAGCGGGAGATAGAGGTGGAAGCCACGCCAAGCCGATATTCTACGGCGGTATCTTCGGTGGACTCTACAAGCTCTTTGGAAGTGCCGGCCTTTGGTCTGGAACTGTTGAAACCGCCAAGATTGTCGGTTCAAGGGTCCTCTACATAGGAAGTGACCTCTCTGCAGCCCTCATCAGCGTTGGTTACATCGTTGGCCTGAACATTGCATTCCTCGTGTTCCTCGGTGGTGCCATCGCATGGTTCATTGCAATTCCCATCTATGCCTCCCACATGGGGAACCCCGACAACCTAAGCGCTCTTGACCTCGCCTGGACCATATGGAGCACCAAGATCAGATACATGGGAGTTGGAGCGATGGTCGTTGGTGGTCTCTGGAGCCTTATTAAGCTCAGGAGACCAATAATAAGGGGTGTTAAGACCGGTCTCGAGGTCGCAAGGAGAAAGCAGTCTGGAGAGTCAATACTCAGGACTGACGAGGATCTGCCACTCAACCAAGTCATAATGCTCATAGCAGCCTTCGTCATTCCGCTGTTCCTGCTCTACTACCACATAATCAACTCGATAGGAATCGCGGCAGTCATGGCAGTTATACTGCTCATCGTCGGATTCCTTGGAAGCTCCATCGCTGGCTACCTGGCAGGTGTCGTCGGTTCTTCCAACAACCCGGTTTCGGGAATCACCATCATGAGCCTGCTCTTCACGGCCTTTGTCCTTAAAGCCCTCGGTCTCAGCGGAATGGAGGGCATGGCTGCAACGATACTCGTCGCGGCCGTCATCTGTACAGCGGCGGCGATAGCAGGTGACACCATGCAGGACCTCGCCACGGGTTACATCGTTGGTGCAACCCCCAAGAGGCAGCAGGTATTCGAGATAATCGGCACCTTCTTTGCAGCTCTCGTCATGGCCCCCGTGCTTAACCTTCTGATTCAGGCCTATGGAATAGCAGGAACTCCAACGGCCAAGGAAAATGCCCTTCCCGCTCCACAGGCCTTCCTTATGGCCAAGGTTACCGAGGGTGTGTTCACCGGAACCCTCGAGTGGACTATGGTCTACATAGGCGCCGGTATAGCCATTGTACTCATAATCCTTGACGAGATGCTTGCCAAGAGAGGCTCAAAGTTCAGGACCCCAGTTATGCCTGTCGCTGTCGGTATCTACCTGCCGCTCAGCCTTGGCGTACCTATCTTTATCGGTGGAATCACTAGGCACCTTGTCTCAAAGGCCAGGGGCGGTGGAGAGGAGAGCCCAACCGACCCAGGAGTGCTTGGAGCGGCGGGTCTCATCGCTGGAGAGGCAATAATGGGAATAATCTTCGCCGCCCTCATAGTGGCGGACGTTGCCCCGTCCATAGGATTCAGCAGCAACCTCCTCGGAATACTGTTCCTCCTCGGCATCTTGGCATGGCTCTACATGACCGGAAAGAAGAGGGACTGA
- a CDS encoding PqqD family protein — protein MEEYLYLIPERNENVELRKIEGKYYLLVPMDSPLDFLARRLHGDYRRIELNEVGAFIWELCDGRRTVEEIGKLLRNRFEKDVEPLYERLITFLFELHKRNLVRFKRVGELE, from the coding sequence ATGGAGGAATATTTATATCTGATTCCAGAGCGTAACGAAAACGTTGAACTGAGAAAAATCGAAGGAAAATACTACCTCCTAGTACCAATGGACTCGCCCCTTGATTTCTTAGCTAGGAGACTCCATGGTGATTACAGGAGAATAGAGCTCAACGAGGTCGGAGCCTTCATCTGGGAGTTATGCGACGGTAGGAGAACGGTCGAAGAGATTGGAAAGCTGCTGAGGAACAGGTTTGAAAAAGATGTTGAGCCACTTTACGAACGCCTGATAACATTTCTTTTTGAACTTCACAAAAGGAACCTGGTTAGGTTTAAAAGGGTTGGCGAGTTAGAGTAG
- a CDS encoding M20 family metallo-hydrolase, whose protein sequence is MSETLERVSQEIENLRNDMVETLVELIKIPAISPNYGYEGEYDKAQKLLEIIKDWPFDKVEVYNAPDERAKNGVRPNILAYYYGENGEESPRLWILTHLDVVPPGDPSKWTVTEPFKPVVKEGKVYGRGSEDNGQSLVASLYAVRAMMNLGIRPKRTIVLAFVSDEETGSKYGIEWLMKEHPELFKENDLVLVPDGGNEDGTFIEVAEKSILWFRVKVRGKQVHASMPDKGLNAHRVALDYAYHLDKLLHERYSEKDELFDPPESTFEPTMVNGPADSPNIAPGEHEIVFDCRILPKYSIDEILSDAEKLAEEVKVKYSKEIGGEVLPEINVEVIQRLDAPEPTDPNSEIVKLLQTALKELRRKDAKVGGIGGGTFAAYFRKLGIPAVVWATLDEMAHQPNEYAKIDNMVEDAKVMAALALL, encoded by the coding sequence ATGAGCGAAACCCTCGAAAGAGTCTCTCAAGAAATCGAGAACCTGCGCAACGATATGGTAGAAACCCTCGTGGAGCTCATCAAAATCCCAGCCATAAGCCCGAACTACGGCTACGAAGGCGAATACGACAAGGCGCAAAAGCTCCTTGAGATAATAAAGGACTGGCCCTTCGATAAGGTTGAGGTCTATAACGCCCCAGATGAGAGGGCTAAGAACGGCGTGAGGCCGAACATTCTCGCCTATTACTACGGCGAAAATGGGGAAGAGTCACCGAGGCTCTGGATACTCACCCACCTCGATGTTGTCCCGCCCGGAGACCCAAGCAAGTGGACAGTCACAGAGCCATTCAAGCCAGTCGTTAAAGAAGGCAAAGTTTATGGAAGGGGAAGTGAGGACAACGGGCAGAGCTTGGTTGCTTCGCTTTATGCGGTAAGAGCCATGATGAACCTCGGGATAAGGCCCAAGCGCACAATCGTTCTGGCCTTCGTTAGTGACGAGGAGACCGGAAGCAAGTACGGTATCGAGTGGCTTATGAAAGAACACCCCGAACTGTTCAAGGAAAACGACCTCGTTCTCGTTCCGGACGGCGGAAACGAGGATGGAACCTTCATCGAGGTGGCAGAGAAGAGCATCCTCTGGTTCAGGGTTAAGGTTAGAGGCAAGCAAGTTCACGCGAGCATGCCCGATAAGGGCCTAAACGCTCACCGCGTTGCCCTTGATTACGCTTACCACTTGGATAAGCTCCTCCACGAGAGGTATTCCGAGAAGGATGAGCTCTTCGATCCGCCAGAGAGCACTTTCGAGCCGACAATGGTTAACGGCCCGGCCGATTCGCCGAACATCGCACCCGGAGAGCACGAGATAGTCTTTGACTGCAGAATTCTGCCGAAGTACAGCATAGATGAGATACTGAGCGATGCAGAGAAGCTCGCGGAAGAAGTGAAGGTAAAATACAGTAAGGAAATCGGCGGAGAGGTTCTCCCGGAGATAAATGTCGAAGTTATCCAGCGCCTCGACGCTCCGGAGCCAACCGACCCGAACAGCGAGATAGTGAAACTCCTCCAGACGGCCCTCAAGGAGCTCCGCAGAAAGGATGCCAAGGTCGGCGGAATAGGCGGCGGAACCTTCGCGGCCTACTTCAGAAAGCTCGGCATTCCAGCAGTTGTGTGGGCAACACTTGATGAGATGGCTCACCAGCCCAACGAGTACGCAAAGATAGACAACATGGTTGAAGATGCCAAGGTTATGGCGGCCTTGGCGCTGCTCTGA
- a CDS encoding RlmF-related methyltransferase, with amino-acid sequence MPTWKDGKLGLLISEAVKIFPELERHLDKKGRLDFSNREARILYNQAIAKAVFGLDIEYHPRGLVTTPISRYIFLKTFLRGGERVLEIGTGHTAMMALMAAKLFNCDVTATEIDEEFFAYAKANIERNNARVRLIKSDGGIIRGVIPEGEKLDVIFSAPPYYERPTRGVLTEREGVGGGKYGEGFSVRLIKEARDYLPSRGKVALFLPDKKPLIEAIKEKGEELDYKTRDVRFKAGTRWRHSLILET; translated from the coding sequence ATGCCAACATGGAAGGACGGAAAGCTCGGACTGCTTATCAGTGAGGCCGTTAAGATCTTCCCGGAGCTGGAGAGACACCTCGACAAGAAAGGCAGGCTGGACTTCTCGAACAGGGAGGCAAGGATACTCTACAACCAGGCTATCGCGAAGGCCGTTTTCGGTCTCGACATAGAATACCACCCGCGCGGACTTGTTACTACCCCCATTTCACGATACATCTTTCTGAAAACCTTCCTCCGCGGCGGCGAGAGAGTTCTTGAGATAGGAACCGGGCATACTGCCATGATGGCGCTCATGGCGGCGAAGCTTTTCAACTGCGACGTTACCGCGACGGAGATTGATGAGGAGTTTTTCGCCTATGCCAAGGCCAACATCGAGAGGAACAATGCCAGAGTCAGACTAATCAAAAGCGACGGCGGGATAATCCGGGGTGTAATCCCTGAGGGGGAGAAGTTAGACGTTATCTTCTCTGCCCCACCCTACTACGAGAGGCCTACGAGGGGAGTTCTGACGGAGAGGGAAGGTGTCGGTGGAGGAAAATATGGAGAGGGCTTCTCAGTGAGGCTTATAAAAGAGGCGCGCGATTACCTCCCGTCCCGCGGAAAGGTTGCCCTCTTCCTGCCAGATAAAAAGCCGCTTATCGAGGCAATAAAGGAGAAGGGGGAAGAGCTAGATTATAAAACCAGAGATGTGAGATTCAAAGCCGGGACCCGCTGGAGGCACAGCCTGATTTTAGAGACATGA
- a CDS encoding DUF5748 family protein, with amino-acid sequence MNFDVVKEFLEEIGADWTEIDGEIHLDPKIFYEVWKYMGEPDLETYVIEYEVVEPGSYNPPEKKYVSAKTVKLKKAYFTTLDGKRIVTDYPELQKILGEKSA; translated from the coding sequence ATGAACTTCGATGTAGTGAAAGAGTTTCTGGAAGAAATTGGGGCGGATTGGACAGAGATAGATGGCGAAATCCACCTCGACCCCAAAATTTTCTACGAAGTTTGGAAATACATGGGGGAGCCTGACCTCGAGACGTACGTTATAGAGTACGAGGTCGTAGAGCCTGGTTCATATAATCCGCCAGAGAAGAAGTACGTCAGCGCTAAGACCGTTAAACTCAAAAAAGCCTATTTCACTACCCTCGACGGCAAGAGGATAGTTACCGATTACCCGGAACTCCAGAAGATCCTGGGGGAGAAATCCGCCTAA
- a CDS encoding tripartite tricarboxylate transporter permease: MLREMLAGILGGTLSGISPGIHVNTLAAFLSKTGVADNLLLFSMGLTHTFLDVVPSAFFGVPDEGTSLGVLPAHRLVLQGRAMEVVRIALWASFLAVIIVIPLMPLYISLVHLYRPTFGRIFVLFLATFLILTESGWRKSFALIVFLLSGILGILTFRLSLRQPYYHLFTGLFGLPVLIEALRSKNPPMETKSSEIEMSGERFIGFSLLGTLLGMIASLVPAFTASQAALLGSFFSRDERSFLTVVFSVNTSNFLFSFANFLATGRVRNGIVALMTPAGSGALTFYLLAALFISMVVLIYGETLAGLILRVVSRVPYRMLNLAVILFLFDLSYLFDGPLGVLVLIGASMIGLLASNLGVKRTNCMGVLMLPIIIG; encoded by the coding sequence TTGCTCAGGGAGATGCTAGCAGGGATCCTCGGCGGAACGCTGAGCGGCATTTCCCCCGGAATCCACGTGAACACCCTGGCCGCTTTCCTCTCTAAAACTGGGGTTGCGGATAACCTACTCCTTTTCTCAATGGGGCTAACCCACACCTTCCTAGACGTCGTTCCATCCGCTTTCTTTGGTGTGCCAGATGAAGGAACTTCTCTGGGAGTTCTTCCTGCGCACAGGCTCGTTCTTCAGGGAAGGGCGATGGAAGTGGTTAGAATAGCCCTCTGGGCTAGCTTTCTGGCAGTTATTATCGTCATCCCACTGATGCCATTATACATCTCGCTTGTGCATCTCTATCGCCCCACGTTCGGCAGAATATTCGTCCTTTTTCTCGCGACCTTTCTGATTCTCACCGAGAGCGGCTGGAGAAAGTCTTTTGCGCTCATTGTGTTCCTGCTCTCGGGGATCCTGGGAATTTTGACTTTCAGACTTTCTTTGAGACAGCCATATTATCATCTCTTCACTGGCCTCTTTGGTCTCCCGGTGCTTATCGAAGCACTCCGTTCTAAAAACCCTCCCATGGAAACGAAAAGCTCGGAAATTGAAATGAGTGGGGAAAGGTTCATTGGGTTTTCACTCCTGGGGACACTCCTTGGTATGATTGCCTCCCTTGTCCCTGCTTTCACGGCCTCTCAGGCTGCCCTACTCGGCTCGTTCTTTTCCCGGGATGAGCGCTCCTTCCTCACTGTTGTCTTTTCGGTGAACACCTCGAACTTCCTCTTTTCCTTTGCGAACTTCTTGGCGACTGGTAGAGTCAGAAACGGAATCGTTGCGCTGATGACTCCTGCTGGAAGCGGGGCCCTAACTTTCTATCTCCTTGCGGCGCTTTTCATATCTATGGTCGTCCTAATCTATGGTGAGACCCTTGCGGGCCTGATTCTGAGGGTCGTCTCACGCGTTCCTTACAGAATGCTCAACCTAGCCGTGATTCTTTTCCTGTTTGACCTGTCCTACCTTTTTGACGGCCCTCTTGGTGTTCTTGTCCTGATTGGGGCATCTATGATTGGCCTGCTTGCCTCGAATCTCGGCGTCAAAAGGACGAACTGCATGGGTGTTCTCATGCTTCCGATAATAATCGGATAG